From one Pseudomonadota bacterium genomic stretch:
- the trpC gene encoding indole-3-glycerol phosphate synthase TrpC, whose protein sequence is MRDTPDILKRILARKVEEVDARNRSVSLQELGARVADADPPRGFVNALQAKIAAGRPAVIAEIKKASPSRGILREDFDPTAIAGSYARAGAACLSVLTDIDFFRGDDSYLQQARASCALPVLRKDFVIDPYQVYEARVLGADCILLIVAALNDAMLKELYQLAVNLGMDALIEVHDEEELERGLAIPAPMIGINNRDLRSFETSLDVTLGFLDRITDNRIVVTESGIHTPAHVALMRSRGVHAFLVGEAFMKAADPGAKLAELFGS, encoded by the coding sequence ATGCGCGATACCCCGGATATCCTCAAGCGCATTCTTGCCCGCAAGGTCGAGGAGGTCGATGCCCGCAATCGCAGCGTCAGCCTGCAGGAGCTTGGCGCGCGGGTCGCCGATGCCGATCCCCCGCGCGGGTTCGTAAACGCCCTGCAGGCGAAGATCGCCGCTGGCCGGCCCGCGGTCATCGCCGAGATCAAGAAGGCGTCCCCCAGTCGCGGCATCCTGCGCGAGGATTTCGATCCGACCGCAATCGCCGGCAGCTACGCGCGCGCGGGCGCAGCCTGCCTGTCCGTGTTGACCGACATCGATTTCTTCAGGGGCGATGACAGCTACCTGCAGCAGGCGCGGGCGTCCTGCGCCCTGCCGGTACTGCGCAAGGATTTCGTGATTGACCCCTACCAGGTGTATGAGGCGCGCGTGCTGGGTGCAGATTGCATCCTGCTGATCGTTGCTGCATTGAATGATGCCATGCTCAAGGAGCTGTACCAGTTGGCGGTGAACCTTGGTATGGACGCCCTGATCGAGGTGCACGACGAGGAAGAGCTGGAACGGGGGCTTGCCATTCCCGCACCGATGATCGGCATCAACAATCGCGACCTGCGTTCATTCGAAACAAGCCTGGACGTCACGCTCGGGTTCCTGGACAGGATCACGGATAACCGGATCGTGGTAACCGAAAGCGGCATCCACACGCCGGCCCATGTCGCGCTGATGCGTTCGAGGGGGGTGCATGCCTTCCTGGTCGGAGAGGCCTTCATGAAGGCGGCGGATCCGGGTGCGAAACTGGCCGAGCTGTTCGGTTCGTGA
- the coq7 gene encoding 2-polyprenyl-3-methyl-6-methoxy-1,4-benzoquinone monooxygenase, whose translation MMQRRLTLVDEIILQADQALRTVFGEPQGSGRADPAESAQAGELTTVEQAECLGLMRVNHAGEVCAQALYQGQALTARGRATRDQLQQAALEENDHLAWCSRRIHELGGRTSLLNPLWYAGSLAIGACSGLLGDRWSLGFLAETEQQVVRHLEGHLQRLPEHDGKSRAIVEQMKVDEGKHRDTAISAGGTRLPTPVKRMMTLTSRIMTTLAYRI comes from the coding sequence ATGATGCAGCGCCGACTCACCCTTGTCGATGAGATCATCCTCCAGGCAGACCAGGCACTACGGACCGTGTTCGGAGAACCGCAGGGTTCCGGACGGGCGGACCCGGCCGAATCGGCCCAGGCGGGGGAACTCACGACGGTGGAACAGGCCGAATGCCTGGGCCTGATGCGTGTGAATCATGCCGGCGAGGTATGCGCCCAGGCGCTGTATCAGGGGCAGGCCCTGACCGCCCGCGGCCGCGCAACGCGCGACCAGCTACAGCAGGCAGCGCTGGAGGAGAACGACCATCTGGCCTGGTGCAGCCGGCGCATCCACGAGCTCGGCGGCCGCACCAGCCTGCTCAATCCCCTGTGGTACGCGGGTTCCCTCGCGATCGGCGCATGCTCCGGACTACTGGGCGACAGGTGGAGCCTGGGTTTTCTGGCGGAAACCGAGCAACAGGTCGTCAGGCATCTCGAAGGTCACCTGCAGCGCCTGCCCGAGCATGATGGAAAGTCACGCGCCATCGTGGAGCAGATGAAAGTCGACGAAGGCAAGCACCGTGACACGGCCATCAGCGCCGGCGGAACCCGCCTGCCGACACCGGTCAAACGTATGATGACGCTGACATCACGGATTATGACGACGCTGGCCTATCGTATTTAG
- the speD gene encoding adenosylmethionine decarboxylase — protein MRKLKLHGFNNLSKTLSFYIYDICYARTRKQRREYIEYIDEAYNADRLTDILSDVADIIGANILNIARQDYDPQGASVTMLISEEPVTSEQLSNTESPGPLPESVVSHLDKSHITVHTYPESHPDNGISTFRADIDVSTCGRISPLKALNYLIHSFESDIVILDYRVRGFTRDMRGRKHFIDHKIDSIQNYLSKDTLERYQLIDVNVYQENIFHTKMRLKDFDLENYLFGDAKEDLSTAEKRQIRARVNKEMLEIYYGRNVRGRGR, from the coding sequence ATGCGTAAACTCAAGCTGCACGGGTTTAATAATCTGAGCAAGACGCTCAGTTTCTACATCTACGACATCTGTTACGCACGTACCCGCAAACAGCGTCGTGAATACATCGAGTACATCGACGAAGCCTACAATGCAGACCGCCTGACCGACATACTCTCGGATGTGGCGGATATCATCGGTGCCAATATCCTGAACATCGCACGCCAGGACTACGATCCGCAGGGTGCCAGTGTCACGATGCTGATCTCGGAAGAGCCGGTCACTTCCGAGCAGCTGTCGAATACCGAGTCGCCGGGGCCGCTGCCGGAGTCGGTGGTGTCGCATCTCGACAAGAGCCATATCACGGTGCATACCTATCCTGAGAGTCATCCGGACAACGGCATCAGTACCTTTCGTGCCGACATCGATGTCTCTACCTGCGGCCGGATTTCGCCGCTGAAGGCACTCAATTACCTGATCCACAGCTTCGAATCCGATATCGTGATTCTCGATTACCGCGTGCGCGGTTTCACCCGCGACATGCGCGGGCGCAAGCATTTCATTGACCACAAGATCGACTCGATCCAGAACTACCTTTCGAAAGACACGCTCGAGCGCTACCAGTTGATCGACGTGAACGTCTATCAGGAAAACATCTTTCATACCAAGATGCGCCTGAAGGACTTCGATCTGGAGAACTACCTGTTCGGCGATGCCAAGGAAGATCTGAGCACCGCCGAGAAACGCCAGATCAGGGCCCGCGTCAATAAGGAAATGCTCGAGATCTACTACGGCAGGAACGTGCGCGGCAGGGGGCGCTAG
- a CDS encoding OsmC family protein — protein MKARVKWVEAATFVGESGSGHAVVMDGPPEGGGRDLGIRPMEMLLLGMGGCTAYDVVHILKKARQPVTDCVVELEAERAASEPKVFTRIHVHFVVTGHELPEKQVARAVELSAEKYCSASIMLGKVAEISHDYEVRAAAPA, from the coding sequence ATGAAGGCACGGGTTAAATGGGTGGAGGCGGCAACCTTCGTAGGGGAATCCGGCAGCGGCCACGCCGTGGTCATGGACGGGCCGCCCGAAGGCGGGGGGCGTGATCTGGGCATCCGGCCCATGGAAATGCTGCTGCTCGGCATGGGTGGCTGTACGGCCTACGATGTGGTGCATATCCTGAAAAAGGCCCGGCAGCCGGTAACGGACTGCGTGGTCGAACTTGAGGCCGAGCGCGCGGCCAGCGAACCCAAGGTATTTACCCGCATACACGTGCACTTCGTGGTAACCGGTCACGAGTTGCCGGAAAAGCAGGTTGCCCGCGCTGTCGAGCTGTCGGCCGAGAAATACTGCTCAGCCTCGATCATGCTGGGCAAGGTGGCCGAGATCAGTCACGACTACGAGGTCCGTGCGGCAGCGCCAGCCTGA
- the crp gene encoding cAMP-activated global transcriptional regulator CRP, producing the protein MQTLTLPYVDDDILPGRAGNPCVERFLEHCHRRKYPSKSVIIYAGDQPDVLYYIVKGSVSVLIEDEDGHEIVLAYINAGGFFGEMGLFGEHVNRSAWIRTRSECEVAEISYARFRSLAREDPDILLELTAQLATRLRKTSRKVSNLAFLDVTGRIAHTLLELCKEPDAMTHPDGMQIKVTRQELGRIVGCSREMAGRVLKALSEQGHISVKGKTVVVFGTR; encoded by the coding sequence ATGCAAACACTTACTCTTCCCTACGTAGACGACGATATCCTCCCCGGCCGGGCAGGCAACCCGTGCGTGGAGCGATTCCTGGAACATTGCCATCGGCGCAAGTACCCGAGCAAGAGCGTAATCATCTACGCCGGGGATCAGCCGGACGTCCTTTACTATATCGTCAAGGGCTCGGTCAGCGTGCTGATCGAGGATGAGGACGGCCACGAAATCGTGCTGGCATACATTAATGCCGGCGGATTCTTCGGGGAAATGGGTCTGTTCGGCGAGCATGTCAACCGCAGCGCCTGGATCAGGACCCGCAGCGAATGCGAAGTGGCCGAAATCAGCTATGCCCGCTTCCGCTCCCTGGCAAGGGAAGATCCGGATATCCTGCTGGAGCTGACTGCCCAGCTGGCTACCCGCCTGCGCAAAACCAGCCGCAAGGTCAGCAACCTGGCATTCCTGGATGTTACCGGCCGCATAGCCCACACCCTGCTGGAACTGTGCAAGGAACCGGATGCCATGACCCATCCCGACGGGATGCAGATCAAGGTGACCCGTCAGGAACTGGGACGTATCGTCGGCTGTTCACGCGAAATGGCCGGACGCGTCCTGAAAGCCCTCAGCGAACAAGGTCATATCTCTGTCAAGGGGAAGACCGTCGTGGTATTCGGCACCCGCTAG